From a single Beijerinckia sp. 28-YEA-48 genomic region:
- a CDS encoding branched-chain amino acid ABC transporter ATP-binding protein/permease produces the protein MFNNVELRRRLALVVAPSIATLAVIVIGLCVDSYWQYVLAVSLSAAFVGASVVLLVGLARCVSLATGSMMALGAYGSALAVTHFNFPFLLAVLFGAAIGGFGGLILAVPGVRFRSHNLAMVTLVFQEVLMILIREAKLVTGGPEGLAVPPASIAGVAITSDLSFLVVMSVGIALGLIPLAILINGAFGKNLRAIAASEVASRAYGINIERYLIAAFVVSSSAVAYSAALIAPRYRIIDPDSYGILSSIFALSYPIIGGTNSIWGGIAGGAFLRTLPEVLRPVADYIEFATACLVVVVILFLPGGLVEAIRSRFSSSAKPQNHAFAKSESIPPSPVVRVITPAKENDVHLCEVRNLSMHYGALKAVDNVSIDITSGNIHGLMGPNGAGKTTLFNAISGFIKPTFGDVYTSGISLLSQSIDARIGLGITRTFQHVAIFPNLTCLDNVKIGLGYNSVLRSMSRSVTECIMSRSSDDEDKRALLALSAVGLDHCAELRAGLLSLGNQRRLELARAIVSRPKLLLLDEPVSGVSSEEVERIGSLLRQINREFGITMLIVEHNIGFLVSICDKLSVMHSGTVVAEGIPDDVVNLPVVRNVYFGERALAS, from the coding sequence ATGTTTAACAACGTCGAGTTACGGCGCCGTCTCGCGCTAGTAGTTGCTCCTTCTATCGCAACTCTCGCGGTTATCGTGATCGGTCTATGTGTCGATTCATACTGGCAGTATGTGCTTGCTGTATCTCTGTCGGCCGCCTTCGTGGGAGCTTCCGTTGTTTTGCTCGTGGGACTCGCAAGATGCGTTTCTTTGGCCACGGGTTCGATGATGGCATTGGGAGCATACGGGTCGGCGCTCGCTGTAACGCATTTCAACTTTCCCTTTCTGCTAGCTGTCCTGTTTGGAGCAGCCATTGGCGGATTTGGCGGGCTCATACTTGCCGTGCCCGGAGTAAGATTTAGAAGTCATAATCTAGCTATGGTGACCCTGGTTTTCCAAGAAGTATTGATGATCCTAATTCGAGAGGCAAAGCTCGTTACGGGTGGCCCGGAGGGCCTTGCAGTGCCACCAGCATCGATCGCCGGTGTCGCGATTACCTCGGATCTTAGCTTCCTCGTAGTAATGAGCGTCGGTATCGCTCTCGGTCTTATCCCGCTGGCTATTCTCATTAACGGTGCGTTCGGCAAGAACCTTCGAGCTATCGCAGCGAGCGAAGTTGCGTCGCGGGCTTATGGCATCAATATCGAACGTTACTTGATCGCGGCTTTCGTTGTGAGCTCGTCCGCCGTTGCTTATAGTGCGGCGCTGATAGCACCTCGGTACCGGATCATAGATCCCGATTCTTACGGAATACTCTCTTCCATTTTCGCACTGTCGTACCCAATAATTGGAGGGACCAATTCCATTTGGGGCGGCATCGCGGGGGGCGCATTTTTGCGCACGCTTCCCGAAGTACTAAGACCCGTCGCTGACTATATCGAATTTGCGACAGCATGTTTGGTTGTTGTTGTGATCCTTTTTCTTCCAGGTGGGCTAGTCGAAGCAATTCGTTCGAGATTTAGCAGTTCTGCTAAGCCTCAAAATCATGCGTTTGCCAAATCGGAGTCGATCCCGCCCTCTCCAGTCGTAAGGGTAATAACGCCTGCTAAAGAGAATGACGTACATCTGTGTGAAGTCCGGAACCTATCGATGCATTACGGTGCACTTAAAGCAGTTGATAATGTGTCCATCGATATCACTTCTGGAAATATTCACGGACTCATGGGGCCCAATGGTGCAGGAAAAACGACCCTATTCAATGCAATTTCCGGCTTTATTAAACCGACTTTTGGAGACGTATATACATCCGGGATTTCCCTCCTAAGCCAGTCGATCGATGCTCGGATCGGTCTAGGTATCACTCGCACCTTTCAACACGTTGCAATCTTTCCAAACCTGACATGCTTGGACAATGTGAAGATCGGTCTGGGCTACAATTCCGTTTTGCGCTCGATGTCGAGGAGCGTAACGGAGTGCATTATGTCTCGGTCGTCTGATGACGAGGATAAGCGTGCGCTGTTGGCACTATCCGCAGTGGGCCTCGATCATTGTGCAGAATTGCGAGCCGGACTTCTTTCACTGGGTAATCAACGACGACTAGAGCTCGCTCGAGCAATTGTATCGAGACCAAAGCTACTTTTGTTGGATGAGCCCGTTTCTGGCGTTAGTTCAGAAGAAGTTGAACGCATTGGATCCCTGCTCCGTCAAATCAATCGAGAGTTTGGTATCACAATGCTCATCGTGGAGCACAACATAGGGTTTTTGGTATCGATCTGTGACAAGTTGTCTGTGATGCACTCTGGAACTGTCGTCGCAGAAGGCATTCCAGATGACGTTGTAAATTTGCCCGTTGTCCGAAATGTCTACTTTGGCGAAAGGGCTCTTGCATCATGA
- a CDS encoding aromatic-ring-hydroxylating dioxygenase subunit beta, translated as MPEHIDITTYIAITRFLTRCATLIDEYKLEEMLELFDETASYEVLPLENLKEGLPSSLMRCTSKNTLRDRILGLREATILNYHTDRHILSFPEIERVGSSEEYRVKTAFSCYQTDQEGVTTLFAVGYYDDVIRHAESTLHFVKRVVVLDTFSVPSLLGVPL; from the coding sequence ATGCCGGAACACATCGACATCACCACTTACATCGCTATAACGCGATTTCTTACGCGCTGTGCGACTCTTATTGATGAGTACAAATTGGAGGAGATGCTTGAGCTGTTTGACGAAACAGCCAGCTACGAAGTCTTGCCACTCGAGAATTTGAAAGAGGGGCTGCCCAGCTCTCTTATGAGATGCACGAGCAAGAATACCCTTAGAGATCGCATTCTCGGGCTGCGAGAGGCTACGATTCTCAACTATCATACCGATCGACACATCCTGAGTTTTCCAGAGATAGAGCGCGTCGGATCGTCGGAAGAGTACCGGGTCAAGACAGCGTTCTCGTGTTACCAAACTGACCAAGAGGGCGTCACCACCCTTTTCGCGGTTGGATACTACGATGATGTAATCCGCCACGCTGAATCGACGCTTCATTTCGTGAAACGTGTGGTCGTGCTCGATACCTTTTCCGTCCCGTCCCTGCTTGGTGTGCCGCTTTAG
- a CDS encoding PDR/VanB family oxidoreductase produces MLVRVVQTRIVAEDIMLVQLTSLDGSILPEWAAGAHIDLLISDKIVRKYSLCGNSSDRTCYEIAVLREQNSRGGSEYVHARLKVGDEIEISRPFNHFKLSTSSDRHLFLAGGIGITPIISMIRQVSSSGKQFDLHYCTRNPARTAFLSELGSYRDAGAIELHFDEGDPAKGLDIRSLLREVPEGVDLYYCGPPGFMRAIKEASSHWPADRVHFELFGPSGNSSQVAADLNRSFHVKVLSSGAEFEVPPNKSIAEVLIENGIDVQLSCREGYCGTCMTPYVGGQPDHRDELLDDEARQDYVLLCCTRSKSDVLIIDI; encoded by the coding sequence ATGCTTGTGCGGGTGGTGCAGACTAGGATCGTTGCTGAAGATATAATGCTAGTGCAACTAACCTCTCTCGACGGCTCTATTTTGCCGGAGTGGGCTGCGGGCGCGCATATTGACCTCTTAATCTCGGACAAGATCGTAAGGAAGTATTCGCTTTGCGGGAATTCTAGTGACCGAACCTGCTATGAGATTGCGGTGCTCCGTGAGCAGAATAGCCGAGGAGGCTCTGAATACGTTCACGCGCGGCTAAAAGTTGGAGACGAAATCGAGATCTCTCGTCCCTTTAATCATTTCAAGTTGTCAACCTCCTCAGACAGGCACCTCTTTTTAGCGGGGGGGATTGGCATCACTCCGATTATCTCGATGATTAGGCAAGTATCATCCTCGGGGAAGCAGTTCGACTTACATTATTGCACGCGTAATCCTGCACGGACAGCGTTTTTAAGCGAATTAGGATCGTATCGTGACGCTGGGGCTATCGAGCTCCATTTCGATGAAGGTGATCCGGCGAAAGGTTTGGATATCCGTAGTTTATTGCGGGAGGTGCCAGAAGGTGTAGATTTGTACTATTGCGGTCCACCTGGCTTCATGCGCGCGATTAAAGAGGCATCCAGTCACTGGCCTGCTGATCGCGTGCACTTCGAATTATTTGGCCCGTCGGGAAACTCGAGTCAGGTAGCTGCCGATCTCAACAGGTCTTTCCATGTGAAGGTCCTAAGCAGCGGCGCAGAGTTTGAAGTACCCCCGAATAAGTCGATTGCTGAAGTTCTCATTGAAAATGGAATTGATGTTCAGCTCTCATGTCGTGAAGGATACTGTGGGACCTGCATGACTCCATATGTCGGAGGCCAACCAGATCATCGCGACGAGTTGCTGGATGATGAAGCACGCCAAGATTACGTACTATTGTGCTGTACGCGCTCGAAGTCAGATGTATTAATCATAGATATTTGA
- a CDS encoding thiolase family protein produces MRDVFVVGTGLIPFGKYPHKTLAEIGWPAVKEAIIESELSPQSIDAVYCGSALGGMLTGQRVMKTLGITGMPIINIENACSSSSSALAEAWTAVASGRHDVALVIGVEKLTKFGGGTLPLEREDWEVNQGMVMPALYAMRARRYMHEYGLTDQQLAQVAVKAHEHGSLNPNAQIRKKVTIEEVMASRPVADPFTLWHCCPTGDGAAAIIVASGDVARKGRTKSVRIVASEVTSGKYTNGYRDMTWAELTARGAAEAYEMAGIAPEDIDVAEIHDAFTIAELMYYEAFSFCERGGAYELLASGATSLGGHVCVNPSGGLLSRGHPVGATGAAQAVEIVRQLEGRAGSHQVEGAKVGVTHATGGGISGFDHGACSIHIFSR; encoded by the coding sequence ATGCGCGATGTATTCGTTGTCGGAACGGGCTTGATTCCCTTTGGGAAGTACCCTCACAAAACGTTAGCTGAAATCGGTTGGCCGGCTGTTAAAGAGGCAATCATTGAGTCGGAACTGTCGCCCCAGTCCATTGACGCGGTCTATTGCGGGTCGGCTTTAGGCGGAATGTTGACAGGCCAACGTGTGATGAAAACGTTGGGCATAACTGGCATGCCAATCATCAACATTGAAAATGCCTGTTCATCTAGCTCTTCGGCTTTGGCCGAAGCGTGGACCGCAGTTGCTAGCGGCCGGCATGATGTGGCTCTCGTTATTGGTGTCGAAAAGCTCACAAAGTTCGGCGGCGGTACGCTTCCTCTCGAGCGCGAAGATTGGGAAGTAAATCAGGGTATGGTTATGCCGGCCTTATATGCAATGCGCGCCAGAAGATACATGCATGAATATGGACTAACTGATCAACAATTAGCGCAGGTTGCGGTTAAAGCGCATGAGCATGGATCTTTGAATCCTAATGCGCAAATCCGTAAGAAGGTCACCATCGAAGAGGTCATGGCGTCACGTCCGGTCGCCGATCCATTTACCCTTTGGCATTGCTGTCCAACCGGCGATGGAGCCGCAGCCATTATCGTAGCAAGCGGTGATGTGGCTCGGAAAGGAAGAACGAAGTCAGTTCGAATAGTTGCATCTGAGGTTACGTCGGGAAAATATACCAACGGGTACCGCGACATGACTTGGGCGGAATTAACTGCAAGAGGCGCAGCTGAAGCATATGAAATGGCAGGAATTGCGCCCGAGGACATAGACGTTGCGGAAATACATGACGCGTTCACGATCGCCGAGCTCATGTACTATGAGGCCTTTTCCTTTTGCGAGCGTGGAGGAGCATATGAGTTGTTAGCTAGCGGTGCGACATCTCTGGGTGGCCACGTTTGCGTTAATCCATCAGGAGGACTTCTCTCCCGAGGCCATCCTGTCGGAGCGACCGGTGCAGCTCAAGCTGTCGAAATCGTTCGACAACTTGAGGGGCGCGCAGGAAGCCATCAGGTAGAAGGGGCGAAAGTGGGGGTTACCCACGCGACCGGTGGAGGTATATCGGGTTTTGATCATGGAGCGTGCTCCATCCACATCTTCTCCCGATAA
- a CDS encoding branched-chain amino acid ABC transporter permease — MAEFFMVVIGGAKIGAIYALAALGVVVIHKATKVVNFAHGGLVLLGAVGAYIVVVALEWNYAFAYLLVPPAVGLCAVALELIVLRTLRRADLYTVVIATIFLGIALSEGVRLSHRAEILAVPAVFSPIPLIFDGVIIMPEQIWVICGVLAAAAAGIVLFQYGRIGRSMRAMASNIRGAQLCGYSIEGVYALAWFFGGTLAGLAGVFTAPVKGVTPELAVSTVAAAFVAAVIGGFDSLIGAILGGLLLGISETLAAAYVSSATKSATSFILLFAVLMIRPQGLFAGGRVRNV, encoded by the coding sequence ATGGCTGAATTTTTCATGGTAGTGATTGGCGGTGCCAAGATCGGAGCGATCTATGCGCTCGCTGCACTCGGCGTCGTCGTAATTCACAAAGCTACAAAAGTCGTAAACTTTGCACATGGCGGACTCGTGCTCCTCGGCGCAGTTGGCGCTTACATCGTTGTGGTCGCATTGGAGTGGAATTACGCATTTGCCTATCTGTTGGTGCCCCCCGCGGTGGGCTTATGCGCAGTTGCGTTGGAGTTAATCGTCCTTCGGACATTGCGACGCGCCGATCTGTATACGGTGGTTATTGCAACGATATTTCTCGGAATTGCTTTGTCGGAAGGCGTTCGCTTATCCCATAGAGCGGAGATCTTGGCGGTTCCGGCGGTGTTTAGTCCAATTCCGCTCATATTTGACGGCGTGATAATTATGCCCGAGCAGATTTGGGTTATCTGCGGTGTTCTTGCTGCCGCGGCGGCGGGTATTGTTCTATTTCAATATGGTCGAATCGGACGAAGCATGCGCGCAATGGCCTCGAATATCAGAGGCGCACAATTGTGCGGATATTCGATCGAAGGAGTGTACGCGTTAGCATGGTTCTTCGGTGGTACGTTGGCGGGGCTCGCGGGTGTATTCACCGCTCCAGTGAAAGGCGTTACCCCTGAACTCGCGGTATCTACGGTTGCTGCAGCGTTCGTAGCGGCGGTTATCGGTGGGTTTGACTCGCTTATCGGTGCGATTCTAGGCGGCTTGCTTCTCGGCATTTCCGAGACATTAGCCGCAGCATATGTCTCAAGCGCCACCAAGAGTGCGACAAGCTTCATTCTTCTCTTCGCGGTTTTGATGATCCGCCCCCAAGGCCTTTTCGCCGGTGGGAGGGTACGAAATGTTTAA
- a CDS encoding TetR/AcrR family transcriptional regulator, with product MASEGTVRSSGAGQPSRSKASDRKPPRGNAESTQGVLLKAARSEFATHGLEGARVDRLAASSGVNKQLVYHYFGSKDSLYLAVLEDAYQRFAEHFTVLRSHAGSAPERLKKFVELLFDCLNEDKEFLALVTDQNVHGGRHIRQSKVIRNTLSPLLVALESIISQARNDHALQLEVSAVDLYLTIAGMCAFYFTNINTLSVALARPIGTKRDVTRRREHIVQFALVAMFGHGNH from the coding sequence GTGGCTAGCGAAGGCACAGTACGGTCAAGCGGCGCAGGTCAACCATCTCGAAGCAAAGCTTCAGACCGAAAGCCCCCGAGAGGCAATGCCGAATCCACGCAAGGCGTCCTCCTGAAAGCTGCAAGATCGGAGTTTGCTACGCATGGCCTTGAGGGTGCACGCGTCGACAGACTCGCTGCCAGTTCCGGCGTGAACAAGCAACTTGTTTATCATTATTTTGGCAGCAAAGACAGTCTTTACCTGGCTGTTCTAGAAGATGCTTATCAACGTTTTGCGGAACATTTTACAGTACTTCGAAGCCACGCGGGCTCCGCGCCCGAGAGACTAAAGAAATTCGTTGAGTTACTTTTTGATTGCTTAAATGAAGATAAGGAATTTCTGGCGCTCGTTACAGATCAAAACGTGCACGGCGGCCGTCATATTCGACAATCCAAGGTGATAAGGAACACGCTTTCGCCGCTTCTCGTGGCGTTAGAGTCCATCATATCTCAAGCACGAAATGATCACGCACTTCAGTTGGAAGTTAGCGCCGTCGACCTCTATTTGACTATAGCAGGGATGTGCGCGTTTTACTTTACAAACATCAACACTCTTTCCGTAGCACTAGCGCGCCCGATTGGAACAAAACGCGACGTAACGAGACGCAGGGAACATATCGTGCAATTTGCGCTCGTAGCAATGTTTGGGCACGGCAACCATTAG
- a CDS encoding IclR family transcriptional regulator, with protein MGIAPSTESLGTVQRVAEVLRFFSERGSATLKEMSQALSLAPSTCHRLCELLSRDGLIEKDEIDKKYKIGRELFRISALVNAKNDLRSLSIPFLEDLSNRCNETAVLSVFLPRDCKVFFAERADSTRMLRYQLPMNLPMSPLWGASGRSILAFLDSSDLDRALENEERAPASGERPPSRKSLEKQLAIIRDRGFDLTFGQKIVGAVGIAAPVFSANGKVVGSVCLTVPESRVNTRNQTKLGAMVQNSSAALSTALGFTNYSNPRRKAATS; from the coding sequence ATGGGCATCGCACCCTCAACCGAAAGTCTCGGCACCGTCCAGAGAGTTGCTGAGGTTTTAAGATTCTTCAGTGAGCGAGGAAGCGCGACATTAAAAGAAATGTCCCAAGCGCTTTCACTAGCACCCAGCACATGTCATCGCCTATGCGAGTTGTTAAGCAGGGACGGTCTTATTGAAAAGGATGAAATCGATAAGAAGTATAAAATCGGGCGTGAGCTATTCAGAATTTCGGCCTTGGTGAACGCAAAGAACGATCTGCGCAGCCTGTCTATTCCCTTTCTTGAGGACTTGTCGAATAGATGCAATGAGACGGCCGTATTGAGCGTGTTTCTGCCGCGAGACTGTAAGGTCTTCTTCGCTGAAAGAGCCGATTCAACTAGAATGTTGCGGTATCAGCTTCCTATGAATCTGCCGATGTCGCCACTGTGGGGCGCAAGCGGTCGATCGATCCTCGCGTTCCTTGATAGCTCTGACTTGGATCGCGCTCTAGAGAACGAAGAACGGGCTCCAGCGTCTGGAGAGCGCCCGCCAAGTAGGAAAAGCCTCGAGAAACAACTCGCCATTATTAGAGACCGAGGATTCGATCTCACCTTCGGCCAGAAGATTGTTGGCGCTGTTGGAATCGCTGCGCCAGTATTTTCGGCCAATGGAAAGGTTGTCGGAAGCGTTTGCCTCACCGTTCCTGAATCTCGAGTCAACACTAGAAATCAAACAAAGCTCGGCGCGATGGTTCAGAATTCGTCGGCGGCGCTTTCAACAGCTCTTGGCTTCACGAATTATTCGAACCCGCGTAGAAAGGCGGCCACTTCATGA
- a CDS encoding Rieske 2Fe-2S domain-containing protein, with protein MTDTQQLHSFPKPDYSRIPFAFYHDPEIYEIEQKRIFQGPLWQFIGLEAEIPQVGDFRTTYLGDLPIVYNRGRDGSVYAFVNRCSHRGALVCREKFGNERAHTCVYHRWSFDLEGNLTTVAFQNGIEGKGGMPPEFKRKDHNLQKLKVASLNGALFASFRDDVEPLEQYLGTFMVAHLKGLFKEPVKVLGYQRQRVKGNWKLYTDNLRDNYHGPLLHEFQRTFGVSRSTQDGGSRMDPRHRHHLTYSTEGTDNADITARSFAEADAKMDRLKLSDPSILSFTPEADDGLTLAIASFFPNAAFQRMRNTMATRQVRTRGVGEFELFWTFFGYTSDTPEMTETRLRQSNYVGPSGYVSMEDGEVIENVQLASRSAFDRASVVEVGGNGPIEDKLFRVNDVAIRGFWSYYAELMDMEPPGAEK; from the coding sequence ATGACCGACACTCAGCAGCTCCACAGCTTTCCGAAGCCAGACTATTCCCGCATTCCATTTGCGTTTTACCATGACCCAGAAATCTACGAGATCGAACAGAAGCGCATTTTCCAAGGCCCACTTTGGCAGTTCATTGGACTCGAGGCAGAAATTCCCCAGGTCGGCGATTTCCGTACCACATACCTTGGCGATCTTCCGATCGTATATAACCGTGGGCGCGATGGTTCAGTATATGCCTTTGTGAATCGCTGCTCTCATCGTGGCGCGCTGGTTTGCCGAGAGAAATTTGGTAACGAGCGGGCCCATACTTGCGTCTATCATCGCTGGTCCTTCGACCTAGAAGGCAACCTTACTACCGTTGCATTCCAGAACGGCATTGAGGGAAAGGGAGGGATGCCGCCAGAGTTCAAACGTAAGGACCATAACTTACAAAAACTGAAAGTTGCCTCCCTCAATGGTGCGTTATTTGCTTCGTTTCGGGATGATGTTGAGCCGCTAGAGCAATATCTCGGCACCTTTATGGTTGCTCACTTGAAGGGGCTGTTCAAAGAGCCCGTGAAAGTACTGGGTTATCAGCGCCAACGAGTCAAAGGGAACTGGAAGCTTTACACCGACAACCTTCGAGACAATTATCATGGCCCCCTCCTCCATGAATTTCAGCGTACCTTTGGCGTAAGCCGTTCTACCCAGGATGGTGGATCGCGGATGGACCCGCGCCATCGCCATCATCTTACCTATTCCACCGAGGGTACGGACAACGCTGATATAACGGCCCGTAGCTTCGCAGAAGCTGATGCTAAAATGGACCGTCTCAAGCTATCGGATCCATCTATACTTTCGTTCACGCCTGAAGCGGACGATGGACTTACGTTGGCGATCGCAAGCTTTTTCCCAAATGCTGCATTCCAACGGATGCGCAACACGATGGCTACCCGCCAAGTTCGTACGCGCGGCGTTGGCGAGTTCGAGCTCTTCTGGACGTTTTTTGGATATACTTCCGATACACCTGAGATGACCGAGACGCGACTACGGCAATCGAATTATGTCGGACCAAGTGGCTACGTCTCAATGGAAGACGGCGAAGTTATCGAAAATGTGCAGCTTGCTTCACGCTCAGCGTTCGACCGCGCAAGTGTAGTTGAGGTTGGCGGCAACGGTCCCATTGAAGACAAGCTGTTCCGCGTTAACGACGTCGCCATCCGCGGATTCTGGTCCTATTACGCCGAACTGATGGATATGGAACCTCCCGGCGCGGAGAAATAG
- a CDS encoding ABC transporter substrate-binding protein: MRYYDFTRRAFGALTLVGMLTLGSQIACAENGVTENEILVGALGPLTGATAFVGGPARDGLTLAFDAINARGGVNGRKLKLIFEQALTPAESVAAAKKLVESDRVAVLVLASGSTGAAAVASYVRQTGVPTYNIAGATPIIREPFARNIFHGAVTEAAHSSGVLIGRIDNYVKAPRRVGVLVGTYAFPQAELKGVQDNLRGHAEEIAVEQFDQGARDFTSQLLSFTRKRINSVVILGDFSEAGYAIKQAPEKGLVGITWILAGTAATDGIIPILGSENSKNIWSYSTTPTFPMQPHPTSKKFLELWSARYGRPPQGRPNLYDMIGYGSAYVLAEAIEKAGRDLTRERLISAWETLVEAKPSLMGGVDVIYPESYTEADHQGNKVRGQATIRDGMWQVVD, from the coding sequence ATGCGTTACTACGACTTCACCAGACGGGCTTTCGGTGCTCTCACGCTTGTAGGAATGTTAACACTCGGAAGTCAGATAGCGTGCGCTGAGAACGGGGTAACTGAAAATGAGATTCTAGTTGGTGCACTCGGTCCTTTAACTGGAGCTACGGCATTTGTTGGCGGTCCAGCAAGAGACGGCTTGACGCTTGCTTTCGACGCAATCAACGCGAGAGGTGGTGTTAATGGCCGAAAACTGAAGCTGATTTTCGAACAAGCCCTGACGCCGGCTGAAAGCGTTGCCGCGGCAAAGAAGCTGGTCGAGAGCGACCGTGTTGCGGTTCTGGTTCTCGCGTCAGGTAGCACGGGTGCTGCCGCTGTTGCGAGCTATGTGCGGCAGACCGGAGTTCCTACATACAATATAGCTGGTGCAACACCAATCATTCGCGAACCGTTTGCTAGAAACATATTCCATGGCGCAGTTACTGAGGCCGCACATTCATCGGGCGTTTTGATCGGGCGTATCGATAACTATGTAAAGGCTCCACGGCGAGTGGGTGTGTTAGTCGGTACTTACGCGTTCCCGCAGGCAGAACTAAAGGGAGTTCAAGACAATCTCAGGGGGCATGCGGAAGAGATCGCCGTCGAGCAATTTGACCAAGGCGCTCGCGACTTCACCTCTCAACTTCTATCTTTCACCCGGAAACGGATCAACTCGGTCGTGATCCTCGGTGATTTCTCAGAAGCTGGATATGCGATCAAACAAGCACCAGAGAAGGGACTCGTTGGTATCACGTGGATACTAGCAGGAACTGCTGCCACGGATGGAATCATACCGATTCTTGGATCCGAGAATTCAAAGAATATCTGGAGTTATTCCACAACGCCGACTTTTCCGATGCAGCCTCATCCAACCTCGAAAAAGTTTCTGGAGCTTTGGTCGGCACGTTACGGTCGACCCCCTCAAGGGCGTCCAAACTTGTATGACATGATTGGATACGGATCTGCATATGTACTGGCGGAAGCCATCGAAAAGGCGGGCCGTGATCTAACAAGAGAACGTCTAATCTCGGCTTGGGAAACGCTCGTCGAAGCAAAGCCATCTCTAATGGGGGGAGTCGACGTTATTTATCCTGAAAGTTACACGGAGGCCGACCATCAAGGAAATAAGGTGCGCGGGCAAGCAACGATCCGCGATGGCATGTGGCAAGTCGTAGATTGA